The Blautia pseudococcoides genome segment CCACAGATGATCCCCATGTCATTTGCCTTGCGGATGTCTTCTACATTTGCAGTGTCGATAAAAAATCTCATAATTCTTCCTCCCGTTCAAAACCTTTGCTTTGTTTTTTGATACACTCAGTTTACTCCATAAAACAATCCTTCGCAAGCGCTGTTGCTTTTATAAATAATTTTTTCTATTAATAAACCGGATTTTTATTAATCATTTTCAGCAATATAAGAAATCGGAACTTGTCCAATCCTATATTTTTTCACAATTCACTTTCTATTTTATTACTAATAGCAATACGGAATTCATTTAATTTATTTTGTTTTTTTCTTCTTTTTCTGCTTTTGTTTTACATAACCTGTTGTTTTGCGCACGATCAGCTTAGGTTCATACTCAATATGATAGATACTGGTAGGCTCACTGTCAGAATATGTATTCAGGAAAGATTCAATCTTACGCATGATAATATCGCAGGCATCCCGCCCCTTGAGCGGTACAAAGTGTTCAATGCTGGTGAGTGACATAGGCGACATACCGGAGAATATAATGTTGTCGCAGCCAATCACTGACACATCACCGGGAATCTTATATTTTTCTTCCTGGAGAGCGTCTATGATTCCAAAGGCCATCATATCATTCAGCCCAGCAAATGCAGTCACCTTCTTTGGACCAGCCAAAAGTTCTTTTGTCAGGTTGTATCCCATCCTGTATTCCGAATCAATGCTCGGAAGCTGGTCATCCAAAGCGTCGTCAGCTGCTTTGATGATAACATGGCCTCCCAGACCTTCTTTTTCATATTCCTCCACAAATCCCGCCACACGTTTTGAACGCTGCTGCTGTCTCTTTGTAAGAGGCGGCGCGATAAACGCCACATCCCGATGCCCCAGGTCCAGCAGATGTCTCGCCATAAGGCTTCCCACCTTGGTGTTGTCCTGGTTAATGGCATCCACTTCCACCCGTTCCCTGTTGCTTATAATGACAAGGGGGATTTTCTTCGCCAGCTCCTCCACCTGCTGCATGTACACAGGACTGGGGTTAAAGGTGTAGATAATACCTGCCGGGATCACTGTATGCATCATCTTTAGGTACTGCTCCTCCAGCTTTAACTCCCTCTGGGTATCGCAGGTGAAGACCGCGTATCCTTTTTCCTTGGCTACTTTTTCAATTCCCTGGAGAAGCATGACATAATAAGGGTTTGTGAGAGTTGGGCAGAAGACTATGATCAGTCTGCTGTTTCCGGCATCCTTTCTGGGACGTCTCTTTGGTATGTTGTATCCCATTTCCCTGGCAGTCTGCTCCACCTTCTGAATCGTCTCTTTTGAGAAGGAGACATTGTACTTTTTATTCAGTATCATGGATACCGTAGCCTGAGAAACTCCTGCCGCTTTTGCGATATCCGTGGACGTCACTTTCTTCTTCATGTTAAAGCTCCTATAGTTCTACCCTTCCCTCCAGTGCCCGAAGCAGGGTTACCTCGTCAATATATTCCAGGTCACCGCCTACCGGAACGCCGCTGGCGATACGGCTCACCCGGATTCCGGAAGGCTTCACAAGCTTACTGATATACATGGCTGTGGTTTCGC includes the following:
- a CDS encoding LacI family DNA-binding transcriptional regulator, whose translation is MKKKVTSTDIAKAAGVSQATVSMILNKKYNVSFSKETIQKVEQTAREMGYNIPKRRPRKDAGNSRLIIVFCPTLTNPYYVMLLQGIEKVAKEKGYAVFTCDTQRELKLEEQYLKMMHTVIPAGIIYTFNPSPVYMQQVEELAKKIPLVIISNRERVEVDAINQDNTKVGSLMARHLLDLGHRDVAFIAPPLTKRQQQRSKRVAGFVEEYEKEGLGGHVIIKAADDALDDQLPSIDSEYRMGYNLTKELLAGPKKVTAFAGLNDMMAFGIIDALQEEKYKIPGDVSVIGCDNIIFSGMSPMSLTSIEHFVPLKGRDACDIIMRKIESFLNTYSDSEPTSIYHIEYEPKLIVRKTTGYVKQKQKKKKKTK